Proteins encoded by one window of Desulfurispira natronophila:
- a CDS encoding PepSY domain-containing protein has protein sequence MRLYRFLFRISKPIHKYLGLVFCLYFLAMGLSGLLLNNPGWIKSVSAPWALTPENYEPHNWNRMYLRGGTIKGDEWFLAGKPGVIYSPDGGESFAILDEGFAPSVYGRDTHSLLVQSNSNGTELYAATRSGLYHQEFSSPWSQIDLPGSSGGPVVDVLQTRAGLVALGESEVFLATDGQDEFAPVALRVESEDALRSVPLFRVLHDIHNGKILGTPGKYLIDVVALGLIFLSLSALVIWYVPWRNRRIKKWFQRPSSIFRLGWKYHLKIGIWSAVFLVALAITGALLRPPLLIAIAPYSVESSSPLLTFSQRTDGLGGKIRKGVYASRDDSIILATDGGFFRGPADFSQPLRPWHIPVPVHSMGVTVLEEIEPGAYLVGSFMGLYIWNELSAQLWRLPRLGLQEGNPYRSNDLLSAVVMEGSVPRYRVDYHDGMMPVFAKAQSFVPEMPAQIVERTPLSLWHYFFEFHNGRLFEKWLGSSYMLTHI, from the coding sequence TTTTATTTCGAATTTCAAAACCTATTCACAAGTACCTTGGGCTCGTATTCTGTCTCTACTTTCTGGCCATGGGCCTCAGCGGTCTGCTGCTCAACAATCCCGGCTGGATCAAATCCGTCAGTGCACCCTGGGCGCTGACTCCCGAAAACTATGAACCCCACAACTGGAACCGTATGTATCTGCGAGGCGGAACCATCAAGGGAGATGAGTGGTTTCTGGCGGGCAAGCCGGGTGTCATCTACAGCCCTGATGGAGGGGAGAGCTTTGCCATCCTGGACGAAGGCTTTGCCCCTTCCGTTTATGGTCGGGACACCCACAGCCTGCTGGTGCAGTCAAACTCCAATGGAACCGAACTCTATGCCGCTACACGCAGTGGCCTGTACCATCAGGAGTTTAGTTCACCCTGGAGTCAGATCGACCTGCCCGGCAGTTCCGGTGGGCCTGTCGTGGATGTGCTGCAAACCAGGGCGGGGCTGGTGGCTTTGGGAGAGAGTGAAGTGTTTTTGGCCACAGACGGGCAGGATGAATTTGCGCCGGTTGCCCTGCGCGTTGAAAGCGAAGATGCCCTTCGCTCAGTGCCACTCTTCCGCGTGCTGCACGATATCCACAATGGCAAAATTCTGGGCACTCCCGGTAAGTATCTGATTGATGTCGTGGCCCTGGGCTTGATTTTTCTCAGTCTCAGTGCACTGGTTATCTGGTACGTCCCCTGGCGCAATCGACGTATAAAAAAGTGGTTCCAGCGCCCCAGCAGCATCTTTCGCCTGGGCTGGAAGTACCATCTGAAAATCGGCATATGGTCAGCCGTCTTTCTCGTGGCTCTGGCGATTACCGGTGCCCTGCTGCGGCCACCCCTGCTGATTGCCATTGCCCCTTACAGTGTGGAGAGCAGCAGTCCTCTGCTTACATTCTCCCAGCGCACCGATGGACTGGGAGGGAAGATCCGCAAAGGGGTCTATGCCTCTCGTGATGACTCCATTATCCTGGCCACAGATGGCGGATTTTTCCGCGGACCAGCCGACTTCAGCCAGCCATTGCGCCCCTGGCATATTCCCGTGCCTGTGCATAGCATGGGAGTAACCGTTCTTGAAGAGATCGAGCCTGGCGCCTACCTGGTGGGTTCGTTTATGGGCCTCTACATCTGGAATGAGCTGAGCGCCCAGCTGTGGCGGCTGCCCCGTTTGGGCTTGCAGGAGGGGAACCCCTATCGCAGTAATGACCTGCTGAGTGCCGTTGTCATGGAAGGCAGTGTTCCCCGCTACCGGGTGGATTACCATGACGGCATGATGCCGGTTTTTGCCAAAGCTCAATCCTTTGTGCCAGAAATGCCTGCGCAGATTGTCGAGCGCACCCCTCTCTCCCTCTGGCACTA